In Mycoavidus cysteinexigens, a genomic segment contains:
- a CDS encoding nucleotidyl transferase AbiEii/AbiGii toxin family protein, protein MTRKFKPCTAILPSAQKRLWPELSNAPNQGFTLYGGTAIALRLGHRDSVDFDFFSEKPLDREAIKAAFPFMEQSTTLQDHDNTWVVLVPYGNSEREHVKVSFFGTIAFGRVGEPDFTDDGVLQVASFDDLMATKVKVVLQRAEAKDYRDVAAMVNAGVSLSHGLASARQLYGPNFQPSESLKALVYFNDGDLKTLTADEKKTLVDAVKAVRNLPDIALRSTSLSGLSWKDLSVMDERIGNLAMLENRAGAVLTFWQRATAAIKEHGADAVNWGDVEQKTIIESISENGQPPSDVADVICQHSPGAVQKARQEEVRALVEELAPELQAQYAKARGEKGCEP, encoded by the coding sequence GTGACTCGCAAGTTCAAACCCTGCACGGCCATATTGCCCTCCGCCCAAAAACGACTGTGGCCAGAACTCAGCAACGCACCGAATCAGGGGTTTACGCTGTACGGTGGCACTGCCATTGCACTGCGGCTGGGGCACCGTGATTCAGTTGATTTCGATTTCTTTTCTGAAAAACCGCTTGATCGGGAAGCCATCAAAGCGGCTTTTCCGTTTATGGAACAGTCCACAACGCTCCAAGATCACGACAACACTTGGGTTGTACTTGTCCCCTATGGAAACTCGGAGAGGGAGCACGTCAAAGTCTCGTTCTTCGGCACGATTGCCTTCGGACGAGTGGGAGAGCCGGACTTTACCGATGACGGTGTTTTGCAGGTAGCTTCTTTTGACGACCTGATGGCGACCAAGGTCAAAGTTGTGCTTCAACGCGCCGAGGCCAAGGACTATCGTGATGTAGCTGCGATGGTCAATGCCGGGGTGAGCTTGTCACACGGACTCGCATCTGCTCGCCAGCTTTACGGCCCGAACTTCCAACCGAGCGAGAGCCTGAAAGCACTCGTCTATTTCAATGATGGTGACTTGAAAACACTGACCGCTGACGAGAAAAAGACGCTGGTCGATGCAGTCAAGGCAGTGCGCAATCTTCCTGATATAGCGCTGCGCTCAACTTCCTTGAGTGGCCTGAGTTGGAAAGACTTGTCCGTCATGGACGAGCGGATCGGGAACCTTGCGATGCTCGAAAACCGTGCTGGGGCAGTACTTACCTTTTGGCAGCGCGCTACAGCAGCTATTAAGGAGCATGGCGCTGATGCTGTGAACTGGGGCGATGTCGAGCAAAAGACCATCATCGAAAGCATTTCGGAGAATGGGCAGCCGCCGTCAGATGTCGCCGATGTGATCTGCCAGCACAGTCCGGGAGCCGTGCAGAAGGCAAGGCAAGAGGAAGTGCGGGCATTGGTTGAAGAACTTGCTCCTGAACTCCAAGCGCAATATGCCAAGGCGCGAGGCGAGAAAGGGTGTGAGCCATGA
- a CDS encoding DUF5710 domain-containing protein, protein MPRIDLNVPFAEKDEAKRLGARWDGERKVWYVPDGVATNVFGRWLPREPDISVRSSIYFIAQTINPCWKCGEHTSAFGFILPAGHEMLEPDDEDDDRDAWCRYDEPTIVHYVTDLLPGVVARIKAFSRHYCVDFSKTTQSSYWMNHCEHCGMKQGDFEMYCEPQGAFFPMDEHAASQIVLHEFAEPFGCNGGAVYGNHLFEYMRRA, encoded by the coding sequence ATGCCGCGCATCGACCTCAATGTACCCTTCGCCGAGAAAGATGAAGCCAAGCGGTTGGGTGCCCGCTGGGATGGCGAACGCAAGGTCTGGTATGTGCCGGACGGCGTGGCAACCAACGTCTTCGGGCGCTGGTTGCCACGTGAGCCGGACATCAGCGTTCGCTCAAGCATCTATTTCATCGCCCAGACCATCAACCCGTGTTGGAAATGTGGCGAGCACACAAGCGCCTTTGGTTTCATCCTGCCTGCCGGGCACGAAATGCTGGAACCCGATGATGAAGATGATGACCGGGATGCGTGGTGTCGGTATGACGAGCCGACCATTGTTCACTATGTCACCGATCTTCTGCCCGGCGTGGTGGCACGCATCAAGGCATTCTCGCGGCACTACTGCGTCGATTTCAGCAAGACCACGCAAAGCTCGTACTGGATGAACCACTGCGAGCACTGTGGCATGAAGCAGGGTGACTTCGAGATGTATTGCGAGCCGCAAGGCGCATTCTTCCCTATGGATGAACATGCCGCTTCTCAGATTGTTCTACATGAGTTTGCTGAGCCGTTTGGCTGCAACGGCGGCGCTGTCTACGGCAACCACCTGTTTGAATACATGCGGCGGGCCTGA
- a CDS encoding ISL3 family transposase — MPANILNLPQYRVLRMEETDHDYHVTAEPVDVTSACPHCQSDRLTSWGTRDQVFKDLPMHGKRVGIYIDTKRMRCQSCGKTFYQALPVLAENRMMTERLVKWIGQQALKRTFTSLADETGMVEGTIRNIFRDYINELEQTVRFETPKWMGIDEIHIINKPRCVVSNIQSKTIVDMLHNRNKDTMAKYLFKMPNRDKVQYVAMDMWTPYRDAVGAALPDATIVIDKFHVVRMANDAMEKARKGLRGELTLKQKRGLMHDRFVLLKRERTLNDEERLNLDGWTKNYPALGEAYRLKEAFYAIYEDSDSPESALRHYEAWSKDVSPESRPYFYDLIRAFTNWQPYILNYFEHPVTNAYAESLNSLIRVMNRLGRGYSFEALRAKILFTEGIHSRKQAGPKFERKRALEPVEISRVMPGYGLPVLEKVSPMKPPKEADQHKAPPPPKNYGADISTLIHMIEAGEL; from the coding sequence ATGCCTGCCAACATCCTGAACCTCCCGCAGTACCGAGTGCTGCGCATGGAGGAAACCGATCACGACTACCACGTCACCGCCGAGCCGGTGGACGTGACATCTGCCTGCCCACATTGCCAGTCTGACCGGCTAACCTCGTGGGGTACCCGCGATCAGGTGTTTAAAGACCTGCCCATGCACGGCAAGCGCGTGGGCATCTACATCGACACTAAGCGAATGCGCTGCCAGTCCTGCGGCAAGACCTTCTATCAGGCGCTGCCTGTGCTGGCCGAGAACCGCATGATGACAGAGCGACTGGTGAAGTGGATCGGGCAGCAGGCGTTGAAACGCACCTTCACATCGCTGGCCGACGAAACCGGCATGGTCGAAGGGACGATCCGCAACATCTTCCGCGACTACATCAACGAGCTTGAGCAGACCGTCCGCTTCGAAACGCCAAAGTGGATGGGGATTGACGAAATCCACATCATCAACAAGCCGCGCTGCGTCGTCTCGAACATCCAGAGCAAGACCATCGTGGACATGCTCCACAACCGGAACAAGGACACGATGGCGAAGTACCTGTTCAAGATGCCGAACCGGGACAAGGTGCAGTACGTGGCGATGGATATGTGGACGCCCTACCGCGACGCGGTGGGCGCGGCGCTGCCAGACGCCACCATCGTCATCGACAAGTTCCACGTTGTCAGGATGGCGAACGACGCGATGGAGAAGGCTCGCAAGGGATTGCGAGGCGAACTGACACTCAAGCAAAAGCGTGGGCTGATGCACGATCGTTTTGTGCTGCTCAAGCGCGAGCGCACCCTGAATGACGAAGAACGGCTGAACCTCGATGGCTGGACAAAGAACTACCCGGCCTTGGGAGAGGCATACAGGCTCAAGGAAGCTTTCTATGCCATCTACGAGGACTCAGACTCGCCAGAGAGTGCCTTGAGGCACTACGAGGCTTGGAGCAAGGATGTATCGCCTGAGAGCAGGCCGTACTTCTACGACCTGATCCGGGCGTTCACCAACTGGCAACCCTACATCCTCAACTACTTCGAGCACCCGGTAACGAACGCCTACGCCGAGAGTTTGAACAGCCTGATCCGGGTGATGAACCGGCTAGGGCGTGGCTACTCGTTCGAGGCATTGCGAGCCAAGATTCTGTTCACCGAGGGCATTCACAGCCGAAAGCAGGCGGGGCCCAAGTTCGAGAGAAAGCGAGCGCTAGAGCCTGTTGAAATCAGCAGAGTCATGCCGGGCTATGGATTGCCAGTGCTTGAAAAGGTGAGTCCGATGAAACCTCCAAAGGAGGCCGACCAACACAAGGCACCTCCGCCACCCAAGAACTACGGGGCGGACATTTCAACACTCATCCACATGATCGAGGCGGGTGAACTTTGA
- a CDS encoding response regulator transcription factor translates to MKFFVLNDQAERREGLKALLRQIDRRAKFAEAKDWRQATHRLKRDLHDLLVIDWQLRWMRIADLLSVLREHPTLPVAILTDDTTRATVHALLHAGVLGIIPRSLNPHLILRVFELVLLGGHYVPVCALTPTLPTTSKSPASCVIQPPAMLKPIPRNAPMRLSPRQHQIMRLLNMGNTNKLIARTLNISEGTVKIHLASIFNVLGASNRAAAVAIYNGWQFNTLEVLHDTTQPLEPNPSQARHAPVSLTQPKATPAGSAVNTYPLLIAAQTTPPYNAPDTPSIARQNTRAHADSTPKDKL, encoded by the coding sequence ATGAAATTCTTTGTTTTAAACGACCAAGCCGAACGGCGCGAAGGACTCAAAGCCCTCCTGCGCCAAATTGATCGCCGCGCTAAATTCGCTGAAGCAAAAGACTGGCGGCAAGCAACCCATCGCTTAAAACGCGACTTACACGATTTGCTGGTGATTGATTGGCAATTGCGCTGGATGCGCATCGCCGATTTATTGTCTGTATTGCGCGAGCATCCGACCCTGCCGGTGGCAATTTTAACCGACGACACAACCCGCGCCACCGTCCATGCATTGCTGCATGCCGGAGTGCTCGGCATCATACCCCGCAGTCTGAATCCTCATTTGATTTTGCGCGTATTTGAACTGGTTCTGCTGGGGGGACACTACGTACCTGTATGCGCTCTCACCCCTACTTTACCCACCACATCTAAATCCCCGGCTAGTTGCGTCATCCAGCCACCTGCTATGCTTAAACCTATTCCGCGTAACGCCCCCATGCGCCTTTCGCCGCGCCAGCACCAAATCATGCGTTTATTAAATATGGGCAACACCAATAAACTGATTGCTCGCACTCTCAATATTAGCGAAGGCACGGTCAAAATTCATTTAGCCAGCATCTTTAATGTATTAGGCGCAAGCAACCGCGCCGCAGCGGTCGCCATCTATAATGGCTGGCAATTCAATACGCTGGAAGTGCTGCATGATACGACGCAGCCACTTGAGCCTAACCCGAGCCAAGCTAGGCATGCGCCCGTTTCGCTCACGCAACCTAAAGCCACGCCGGCAGGGTCTGCGGTGAATACGTATCCGCTGCTCATTGCAGCCCAAACCACCCCTCCTTATAATGCACCAGACACGCCATCCATAGCGCGGCAAAACACCCGCGCCCATGCTGATTCTACACCTAAGGACAAGCTCTAA
- a CDS encoding DUF2863 family protein produces the protein MRLQMTKRLPPDAEKLIGLCLASYVSGSRTEDRFWEAQTDALVAKILRQGNQAALDAALERLQQNHPGAYSVLADIADAHSESLSISHENRQWDAILIAAPVLAWTRYTIPLGPLKADTVNALHTHLQAHILADGVRLALAPYLYSIDQLPEQQIETYRLTQQFAQAALERRQIQLPLNLRELPELAPVLADPRFLLAVATAPAGQALFRWQEEESGIRIERSDCLKQWAAQGGANFAQALPGCELECLLPDAYHAACRTADEKIRPHTLRTAVRYLNDTLAPNANGLRAVIAGFGEHRVDEYRIGFTQRGDNAVLYGIVWPLYGHEDIAALAAEQDETANSPLDDIIALLKEANIVDIRRHAGRFDPEYCEDCNGPLYANPLGEIVHAEMPADIEPAQPHFH, from the coding sequence ATACGCTTGCAAATGACCAAACGCCTGCCCCCGGATGCCGAGAAACTTATCGGCTTATGCCTTGCATCTTATGTATCAGGCAGTCGCACTGAAGACCGTTTTTGGGAAGCTCAAACTGATGCCCTCGTGGCAAAAATTTTACGGCAGGGCAACCAAGCCGCCCTTGATGCCGCACTGGAGCGCCTCCAGCAGAATCACCCAGGTGCATACAGCGTTTTAGCCGATATTGCAGATGCTCACAGTGAGTCACTGTCTATCTCTCATGAGAATCGCCAGTGGGACGCCATACTCATTGCCGCACCCGTGCTCGCTTGGACCCGCTACACCATCCCTTTGGGGCCGCTCAAAGCCGATACCGTCAATGCGCTGCATACTCATTTACAAGCGCATATCCTAGCGGATGGCGTACGGCTGGCGCTGGCGCCTTATCTATACAGTATCGATCAACTGCCAGAACAGCAGATTGAAACTTACCGGCTCACCCAACAATTTGCGCAAGCAGCGCTTGAGCGCCGCCAGATTCAACTACCGTTGAATCTGCGTGAATTACCCGAGCTTGCCCCAGTCCTGGCCGATCCGCGTTTTTTATTAGCCGTTGCAACTGCTCCGGCGGGCCAGGCCCTCTTTCGTTGGCAAGAAGAAGAAAGCGGGATACGCATCGAGCGCAGCGATTGTCTAAAACAGTGGGCTGCTCAAGGCGGTGCGAATTTCGCGCAAGCACTACCTGGCTGTGAATTAGAATGCTTATTGCCTGACGCTTATCATGCAGCATGTCGCACTGCGGATGAAAAAATTCGGCCGCATACATTGCGCACGGCAGTACGTTATCTCAACGATACCCTAGCGCCTAATGCAAACGGGCTGCGCGCTGTCATCGCAGGCTTTGGCGAACATCGCGTGGATGAATATCGGATTGGCTTTACGCAGCGAGGCGATAATGCCGTGCTCTATGGGATTGTCTGGCCGCTGTACGGTCATGAAGACATTGCGGCGCTTGCCGCCGAACAGGACGAAACGGCCAATAGCCCGCTAGACGATATTATCGCCCTTTTAAAAGAAGCCAATATCGTCGATATTCGCCGCCATGCTGGGCGCTTTGATCCTGAATACTGCGAAGACTGCAATGGCCCACTCTACGCCAACCCACTGGGCGAAATTGTGCATGCAGAAATGCCGGCTGACATTGAGCCCGCTCAGCCACATTTCCATTAA